From the Alloalcanivorax dieselolei B5 genome, one window contains:
- a CDS encoding CidA/LrgA family protein produces MIDGLLILLLFQFLGEVLIHLTGLPLPAPVVGMILLLFALMLGAPGMDKVSEAAGALIRHITLLIFPLGVGIVLQWHRYQDNALALAVSVVFGTLIALVLVTLLLKVLLRRSSHGGGGGDSHHG; encoded by the coding sequence ATGATTGATGGCCTGCTGATTCTGTTGTTGTTTCAATTTCTTGGCGAGGTGCTGATCCACCTCACCGGCCTGCCACTGCCGGCACCGGTGGTGGGCATGATCCTGCTGCTGTTCGCGCTAATGCTGGGCGCACCGGGGATGGATAAAGTCTCCGAGGCCGCCGGTGCCCTGATTCGCCATATCACCTTGCTGATCTTTCCTCTCGGCGTTGGCATCGTGCTGCAATGGCATCGCTATCAGGACAATGCCCTGGCTCTGGCGGTATCGGTGGTATTCGGCACTCTGATCGCTCTGGTGCTGGTGACCCTGTTGTTGAAGGTGCTGCTGCGGCGCTCTTCCCACGGCGGCGGTGGAGGAGATTCGCACCATGGCTGA
- a CDS encoding disulfide bond formation protein B, translating to MWSKLPSPRALNGLALLACVIAMASALYLQHVDGLEPCPLCIFQRVAVFAVMAILLVAFLHGPRGIGVRLYAVLTALAALVGGGIAIRHLWLQSLPPDQVPGCGPGLDYMLDVFPFHDVLAQVLSGSGECAEISWTFLGLSIPGWSLVVFAGLLLFALVQLFRPLRA from the coding sequence ATGTGGTCCAAACTGCCTTCGCCCCGGGCCCTTAACGGGCTCGCCCTGCTGGCCTGTGTTATCGCCATGGCCAGCGCCCTGTATTTGCAGCACGTGGATGGCCTGGAGCCCTGCCCGCTGTGTATCTTCCAGCGCGTCGCCGTGTTCGCGGTGATGGCCATTCTGCTGGTGGCGTTCCTGCACGGTCCGCGAGGCATCGGCGTACGTCTCTATGCCGTACTCACGGCTCTCGCCGCGCTGGTGGGAGGCGGCATCGCCATCCGCCATCTGTGGCTGCAAAGCCTGCCGCCGGATCAGGTGCCCGGCTGTGGTCCCGGTCTGGATTACATGCTCGACGTGTTTCCGTTCCATGACGTCCTGGCGCAGGTGCTGTCCGGCTCCGGCGAGTGCGCCGAAATCAGCTGGACCTTTCTTGGTCTGAGCATCCCCGGCTGGTCGCTGGTGGTGTTTGCCGGACTGTTGCTGTTCGCCCTGGTACAATTGTTCCGTCCGTTACGCGCCTGA
- the gshA gene encoding glutamate--cysteine ligase: MTDLLSQRIQALLDSDAASTLVGIRRGIEKESLRISTDGNLAQTDHPEALGSALTHPYITTDYSEALLEFITPASSDLHSPLEFLDQLHRYTYRHIGDELLWVNSMPCRVKEDNEVPVARYGSSNVGRMKHIYRIGLGHRYGRKMQTIAGIHYNFSFPESFWQLHQAQEGSDEPLQDFISRRYFDLTRNFQRYSWLLVYLFGASPALCASFLAGREHHLLERFDHSLYRPHATSLRMSDLGYQNNAQSSLAISYNNLDEYVETLTHAIKTPEPAYDAIGVLDANGDYQQLNANILQIENEYYSSIRPKRTINKGERPTLALKRRGVEYIEIRALDLNPFEPVGINQQEIRFLDLFATYCLLRTSPQLESCDLNASKDNLRQVVYNGRDTSVALNNWGESVTLKQWALEKLDQMVPIAELFDRCHGGNNYCDALKRQRLKVEEPDATPSGQIMDKLESRDQTFFQFAMNQALAHRDHFRSRPLDADREAQLATLARHSLTEQAAWEAADDMDFESYLETYFKD, translated from the coding sequence ATGACCGACCTGCTCAGTCAACGCATTCAGGCCCTCCTGGACTCCGACGCCGCCAGCACCCTGGTGGGAATTCGCCGGGGCATCGAAAAAGAAAGCCTGCGCATCAGCACCGATGGCAACCTGGCGCAAACCGACCACCCCGAGGCTCTCGGCTCGGCTCTGACTCACCCTTACATCACCACGGACTATTCCGAAGCGCTGCTGGAGTTCATCACCCCCGCCAGCAGCGATCTGCACAGCCCGCTGGAATTCCTCGATCAACTGCACCGCTACACCTACCGCCACATCGGTGACGAGTTGCTGTGGGTCAATTCCATGCCCTGCCGGGTGAAAGAGGACAACGAAGTGCCGGTGGCCCGCTACGGCAGCTCCAACGTGGGCCGTATGAAGCATATCTACCGGATCGGCCTGGGCCACCGCTACGGCCGCAAGATGCAGACCATCGCCGGCATTCACTACAACTTTTCCTTCCCGGAATCGTTCTGGCAATTGCATCAGGCTCAGGAAGGCAGTGACGAGCCGCTGCAGGATTTCATCTCCCGGCGCTACTTCGATCTGACCCGCAACTTCCAGCGTTACTCCTGGCTGCTGGTGTATCTGTTCGGCGCTTCGCCGGCATTGTGCGCGTCGTTCCTGGCCGGCCGCGAACACCACCTGCTGGAGCGCTTCGACCACAGCCTCTACCGTCCCCACGCCACCAGCCTGCGGATGAGTGATCTCGGCTACCAGAACAACGCCCAGTCGTCCCTGGCGATCAGCTACAACAACCTCGACGAATACGTGGAGACGCTGACCCACGCCATCAAAACACCGGAACCGGCCTACGACGCCATCGGCGTACTGGATGCCAACGGCGACTATCAACAGCTGAACGCCAACATCCTGCAAATCGAAAACGAGTACTACTCCTCGATCCGGCCCAAAAGGACCATCAACAAAGGGGAGCGCCCCACCCTGGCGCTCAAGCGGCGTGGCGTCGAGTACATCGAGATCCGTGCTCTGGACCTCAACCCGTTCGAACCGGTGGGCATCAACCAGCAGGAAATCCGCTTCCTCGACCTGTTCGCCACCTATTGCCTGTTGCGCACCTCGCCGCAGTTGGAAAGCTGCGATCTGAACGCCAGTAAGGACAACCTGCGTCAGGTGGTCTACAACGGCCGGGACACCTCCGTGGCCCTGAATAACTGGGGCGAGAGCGTGACGTTGAAACAGTGGGCGCTGGAAAAACTGGACCAGATGGTGCCGATCGCCGAGTTGTTCGACCGCTGTCATGGCGGTAACAACTATTGCGATGCCTTGAAACGTCAGCGTTTGAAGGTGGAAGAACCGGACGCCACGCCATCCGGGCAGATCATGGACAAGCTGGAAAGCCGCGATCAGACCTTCTTCCAGTTCGCCATGAACCAGGCTCTGGCCCACAGAGACCATTTCCGTTCCCGGCCGCTGGATGCCGACCGCGAGGCGCAACTGGCCACGCTGGCCCGGCACAGCCTGACCGAACAGGCCGCCTGGGAAGCCGCGGACGACATGGATTTCGAAAGCTATCTGGAAACCTATTTCAAGGACTGA
- a CDS encoding Tex family protein, whose amino-acid sequence MQSIEQIIAQELNAQPQQVTAAVALLDEGATVPFIARYRKEATGGLDDTQLRNLEERLRYLRELEERREAILKSIDEQEKLTPELAKAIREADTKTRLEDLYLPYKPKRRTRAQMAREAGLEPLADALLNDPGLDPDSEAAAYLNEEHKIASAKDALDGAKQILMERFAENAELLTRMRTFLWERAQIQSRVADGKEEAGAKFRDYFEHQEALKNIPSHRALALFRGRNEGVLHVAMVLPEELESAEPHPCVAMVREVAGWRDQGRAADTWLGEVMRWTWKIKLNTHLETELLGRVRELAEEEAIQVFARNLKSLLMASPAGPKATMGLDPGLRTGVKVVVVDATGKLLEHTTIFPHVPKNQWAQSLAALTKLSVKHQVDLVAIGNGTASRETDKLAGELVKALKDKQQIQKIMVSEAGASVYSASELAAREFPELDVSFRGAVSIARRLQDPLAELVKIDPKSIGVGQYQHDVSQVKLSRSLDAVVEDCVNAVGVDVNTASAPLLARIAGLNSTIAGNIVSFREKNGAFNDRDALKQVPRLGEKTFEQAAGFLRVMNGTNPLDGSAVHPEAYPVVERIAKQHDRPIKDLIGDIPFLKSVKPVEFTDEHFGLPTVTDILGELEKPGRDPRPEFKAAEFKEGVETLADLKPGMILEGAVTNVTNFGAFVDIGVHQDGLVHVSALADKFVEDPHDVVNPGDIVKVKVLEVDQARKRISLTMRMDDHHQERQAGQSEGAPAGKGRRGGQRQRGGGNKPAAAPQGALGAAFAKALEQKKKRG is encoded by the coding sequence ATGCAGAGCATCGAACAGATCATCGCCCAGGAACTCAACGCCCAGCCGCAACAGGTGACCGCCGCCGTGGCCCTGCTGGACGAAGGGGCCACCGTGCCGTTTATCGCCCGTTACCGGAAAGAGGCCACCGGCGGGCTGGATGACACCCAGTTGCGGAACCTGGAAGAGCGGCTGCGCTACCTGCGCGAACTGGAGGAGCGCCGCGAGGCGATCCTCAAGAGCATCGACGAGCAGGAGAAGCTGACCCCGGAGCTTGCAAAGGCGATCCGCGAGGCGGACACCAAGACCCGGCTCGAGGATCTGTATCTGCCGTACAAGCCCAAGCGCCGCACCCGCGCGCAGATGGCCCGCGAGGCCGGCCTGGAGCCTCTGGCGGACGCTCTGCTGAACGATCCCGGCCTGGACCCGGATAGCGAGGCCGCCGCTTACCTCAACGAAGAACACAAGATCGCTTCCGCCAAGGACGCCCTGGACGGCGCCAAGCAGATCCTGATGGAGCGCTTCGCCGAGAACGCCGAACTGCTCACCCGCATGCGCACCTTCCTTTGGGAGCGGGCCCAGATCCAGTCCCGGGTGGCCGACGGCAAGGAAGAAGCAGGCGCCAAGTTCCGCGACTACTTCGAACACCAGGAAGCACTCAAGAACATTCCCAGCCACCGTGCCCTGGCGCTGTTTCGCGGCCGCAACGAAGGCGTGCTGCACGTCGCCATGGTGCTGCCGGAAGAACTGGAAAGCGCCGAACCCCATCCCTGCGTGGCCATGGTCCGCGAAGTGGCCGGCTGGCGCGATCAGGGCCGCGCCGCCGATACCTGGCTCGGCGAGGTGATGCGCTGGACCTGGAAGATCAAACTCAACACCCATCTGGAAACCGAACTGCTCGGCCGCGTGCGCGAACTGGCCGAGGAAGAGGCGATCCAGGTGTTCGCCCGCAACCTCAAGAGCCTGCTGATGGCCTCTCCGGCGGGTCCGAAGGCCACCATGGGCCTGGACCCGGGGCTGCGTACCGGGGTCAAGGTGGTGGTGGTGGACGCTACCGGCAAGTTGCTGGAACACACCACGATTTTTCCGCACGTGCCGAAAAATCAGTGGGCACAGTCCCTGGCGGCGCTGACCAAACTGAGCGTCAAGCATCAGGTGGATCTGGTGGCGATCGGCAACGGCACCGCCAGCCGCGAAACCGACAAGCTGGCCGGCGAACTGGTCAAGGCGCTCAAGGACAAGCAGCAGATTCAGAAGATCATGGTGTCCGAGGCCGGCGCCTCGGTGTACTCCGCCTCCGAGCTGGCGGCGCGGGAATTCCCGGAACTGGATGTGTCCTTCCGCGGCGCCGTGTCCATCGCCCGCCGTCTGCAGGACCCGCTGGCGGAGTTGGTCAAGATCGACCCGAAATCCATCGGCGTCGGCCAGTACCAGCACGACGTCAGCCAGGTGAAGCTGTCGCGCTCCCTGGATGCGGTGGTGGAAGACTGCGTGAACGCCGTCGGCGTGGACGTGAACACCGCCAGCGCGCCGCTGCTGGCGCGCATCGCCGGCCTCAACAGCACCATCGCCGGCAACATCGTCAGCTTCCGCGAGAAGAACGGCGCCTTCAACGATCGTGACGCTCTGAAGCAGGTGCCGCGTCTGGGTGAAAAGACCTTCGAACAGGCCGCCGGCTTCCTGCGGGTCATGAACGGTACGAACCCGCTGGACGGTTCCGCTGTGCACCCGGAGGCCTATCCGGTGGTGGAGCGGATCGCCAAGCAGCACGACCGCCCGATCAAGGACCTGATCGGCGACATCCCGTTCCTGAAGAGCGTCAAACCGGTCGAGTTCACTGACGAGCATTTCGGTCTGCCCACCGTCACCGACATCCTTGGCGAGCTGGAAAAGCCGGGCCGCGACCCGCGCCCGGAATTCAAGGCGGCGGAGTTCAAGGAAGGGGTGGAAACCCTGGCCGACCTGAAGCCGGGCATGATCCTGGAAGGCGCGGTAACCAACGTCACCAACTTTGGCGCCTTCGTCGACATCGGCGTGCATCAGGACGGTCTGGTGCACGTGTCGGCGCTGGCCGACAAATTCGTCGAGGATCCCCATGATGTGGTCAACCCCGGCGACATCGTCAAAGTGAAAGTGCTGGAAGTGGATCAGGCGCGCAAACGCATCAGCCTGACCATGCGTATGGACGATCACCACCAGGAGCGTCAGGCTGGTCAGAGCGAGGGCGCACCGGCGGGCAAGGGCCGGCGGGGCGGCCAGCGGCAGCGTGGTGGCGGCAACAAACCGGCGGCGGCACCACAGGGCGCCCTGGGCGCGGCTTTCGCCAAGGCCCTGGAGCAAAAGAAGAAGCGCGGCTAA
- a CDS encoding response regulator, with the protein MAKILVVDDSPTQLTNLAKIVEGQGHQVITAVNGVEGIERARSERPDLILMDVVMPELNGFQATRKITRDAELGGIPVILVTTKDQETDKVWGERQGASGYIVKPPREAELLAEIDRVLR; encoded by the coding sequence ATGGCCAAGATACTGGTGGTGGACGATTCACCCACCCAGCTCACCAATCTGGCGAAGATCGTTGAGGGGCAGGGGCATCAGGTGATCACCGCGGTGAACGGCGTGGAGGGCATCGAACGGGCGCGCAGCGAACGCCCGGACCTGATTCTGATGGACGTGGTGATGCCGGAACTGAATGGCTTCCAGGCCACCCGCAAGATCACCCGGGACGCGGAGCTGGGAGGCATTCCGGTGATCCTGGTGACCACCAAGGATCAGGAGACCGACAAAGTCTGGGGCGAGCGCCAGGGCGCCTCCGGCTACATCGTCAAGCCCCCCAGGGAAGCGGAGCTACTGGCGGAAATCGACCGGGTTCTGCGCTGA
- the ompR gene encoding osmolarity response regulator transcription factor OmpR, which translates to MSEQVDKILVVDDDARLRGLLQRFLEEQGYAVKAVADAEQMDRALSREIYSLMVLDLMLPGEDGLSICRRLRESENTLPIIMLTAKGDDAERIEGLDAGADDYLPKPFNPKELSARIRAVLRRHVREVPGAPSKAEGRVDFGPWTLDLSSRTLSRDGEPQALTTGEFAVLKALILHQREPLTRDKLMSLARGREWSAMERSIDVQVSRLRRLLEEDPSKPRYIQTVWGVGYVFVPD; encoded by the coding sequence ATGAGCGAACAAGTGGACAAGATTCTGGTGGTGGACGATGACGCCCGCCTGCGCGGCCTGCTGCAACGGTTCCTCGAGGAGCAGGGCTACGCGGTGAAAGCGGTGGCGGACGCCGAGCAGATGGACCGGGCCTTGTCCCGGGAGATCTACTCGCTGATGGTGCTGGATCTGATGCTGCCCGGCGAGGACGGCTTGTCGATCTGCCGGCGTCTGCGCGAGAGCGAGAACACTCTGCCGATCATCATGCTCACCGCCAAGGGCGATGACGCCGAGCGTATCGAAGGGCTGGACGCCGGTGCCGACGATTACCTGCCCAAACCGTTCAATCCGAAGGAGTTGAGCGCGCGCATCCGCGCGGTGCTGCGCCGTCACGTGCGCGAAGTGCCCGGGGCGCCGAGCAAGGCGGAAGGCAGGGTGGACTTCGGGCCCTGGACACTGGACCTGTCCAGCCGCACGCTGAGCCGTGACGGTGAGCCGCAGGCGCTGACCACCGGTGAATTCGCCGTGCTCAAGGCGCTGATCCTGCATCAGCGGGAGCCGCTGACCCGGGACAAGCTGATGAGCCTGGCCCGGGGGCGGGAATGGTCCGCCATGGAGCGTTCCATTGACGTGCAGGTGTCGCGGCTGCGCCGCCTATTGGAGGAGGATCCCTCCAAGCCCCGCTATATCCAGACCGTATGGGGCGTGGGTTATGTGTTCGTGCCGGACTGA
- a CDS encoding ATP-binding protein: MPKLYPRTAFFRAALIVGLVIGLSQAITLWFFARNAYLPGIREYARLTALQAELIFEEGADGDVLEWRLGATTGIGVGTPPSLREPDSLLLTRPVVNQFGDELAELLDEPVTVRLEDARQPVLWVSAPSFEGTWLRVPMVFFRDYDRYLLLGWGVTVPLLAVIGGLLIARSLNRPLRRLARVALKVGRGEAVPVLDDTIGPTEIQAVNRAFNRMTRDLQQAQRDRALLLAGVSHDLRTPLTRLRLSAEFLDDEELSQGIIADIEDMDAILEQFIAFIRDGADEQPSYESLNALIEEVCGKYPAEQLRVTLAEVPRLMLKRLTAKRMLTNLITNALKYGAAPVEIHTMVDDNAVLLIVRDHGRGVREEDIPMLLQPFSRGEKARTLSGSGLGLAIVKRIVDMHHGQMALDNHPEGGLQVRIRFPVTGQLVQPETLSAGVR; encoded by the coding sequence ATGCCCAAACTTTATCCCCGCACCGCCTTTTTCCGCGCTGCCCTGATCGTCGGGCTGGTGATCGGCCTGAGCCAGGCGATCACCCTGTGGTTTTTCGCCCGTAACGCCTATCTTCCAGGTATCCGCGAGTACGCCCGGCTCACCGCCTTGCAAGCGGAACTGATCTTCGAGGAGGGCGCCGACGGCGACGTTCTGGAGTGGCGTCTGGGCGCCACCACCGGTATTGGCGTGGGGACGCCGCCGAGCTTGCGCGAACCGGACAGCCTGTTGCTGACGCGGCCGGTGGTGAACCAGTTCGGCGATGAATTGGCGGAGCTGCTGGACGAGCCGGTGACGGTCCGTCTGGAGGACGCCCGCCAGCCGGTGCTGTGGGTCAGCGCGCCGTCGTTCGAGGGCACCTGGCTGCGCGTGCCGATGGTGTTCTTCCGCGACTATGATCGTTACCTGCTGCTGGGCTGGGGTGTCACCGTACCGCTGTTGGCGGTGATCGGTGGCTTGCTGATCGCCCGCAGCCTGAACCGGCCGCTGCGCCGGCTGGCTCGGGTCGCGCTTAAAGTCGGCCGGGGGGAAGCGGTGCCGGTGCTGGACGACACCATCGGTCCCACCGAGATCCAGGCGGTGAACCGCGCCTTCAATCGCATGACCCGGGATCTGCAACAGGCGCAGCGGGACCGGGCGCTGCTGCTGGCGGGGGTATCCCACGATTTGCGCACGCCGCTGACCCGGCTGCGCCTGTCCGCTGAGTTTCTCGACGACGAGGAGCTGTCTCAGGGCATCATCGCCGACATCGAGGACATGGACGCGATCCTCGAGCAGTTCATTGCCTTCATTCGCGATGGCGCCGATGAGCAGCCTTCCTACGAAAGCCTTAACGCGCTGATCGAGGAAGTGTGCGGCAAATACCCGGCGGAGCAGCTCCGCGTCACTCTGGCGGAGGTGCCGCGCCTGATGCTCAAGCGGCTCACCGCCAAGCGCATGCTCACCAATCTGATCACCAACGCGCTCAAATACGGCGCCGCGCCGGTGGAGATCCACACCATGGTGGATGATAACGCGGTGTTGCTGATTGTCCGCGACCACGGGCGCGGCGTGCGCGAGGAGGACATTCCCATGCTGTTGCAGCCGTTCTCCCGTGGCGAGAAGGCGCGCACGCTCAGCGGCAGCGGCCTGGGCCTGGCCATCGTCAAGCGTATCGTCGACATGCACCACGGCCAGATGGCGCTGGACAACCACCCGGAAGGTGGCCTGCAGGTGCGTATCCGCTTCCCGGTCACCGGCCAACTGGTGCAGCCGGAGACCCTCTCCGCCGGGGTGCGCTAG
- a CDS encoding MFS transporter, which translates to MSVQQPKAAMARHPRIAELALALGGFGIGTGEFVIMGLLNRVALDLQVDPQDVGYAISSYAMGVVVGAPIISTLAARVPRRALLIILMLVFALGNLASALAPGFWSFVALRFIAGLPHGAYFGVAALVAASAVPFHQRARAVARVMTGLTVAILLGAPLGTWAGNQFGWPVAFAGVGAIALLTALMVRIFVPVQPVDPHASPLRELSALLKHRVLFTLGIASIGFGGMFAVFSYVMPTLTEQAGMDESLGPLVLAIFGIGTILGTLAGARAADGNLMKSIPGILIWCAVIQGLFFVAANSMWWGLLFVGLVGTSMALGPALQTRLMDVAGDGQTMAASLNHAAFNLANALGAWLAGVATRGDLPWSTTGLVGTALALGGLLVFFAGRAVEKRGA; encoded by the coding sequence ATGTCCGTCCAGCAACCCAAGGCCGCCATGGCCAGACACCCGCGCATCGCCGAACTGGCGCTGGCGCTGGGTGGCTTCGGTATCGGCACCGGGGAATTCGTGATCATGGGCCTGCTCAACCGGGTCGCCCTGGATCTGCAGGTGGACCCGCAAGACGTGGGCTACGCCATCAGCAGCTACGCCATGGGCGTGGTGGTGGGCGCGCCCATCATCTCCACCCTGGCGGCCCGGGTGCCGCGCCGTGCCTTGTTGATCATACTGATGCTGGTGTTCGCGCTGGGCAATCTGGCCAGCGCGTTGGCCCCCGGTTTCTGGTCCTTCGTGGCGCTAAGGTTCATCGCCGGTTTGCCTCACGGCGCCTACTTCGGCGTCGCCGCCCTGGTCGCCGCCTCGGCGGTGCCGTTTCATCAACGGGCCAGAGCGGTGGCCCGGGTGATGACCGGCCTTACCGTGGCGATCCTGTTGGGCGCCCCTCTGGGCACCTGGGCCGGCAATCAGTTCGGCTGGCCGGTGGCGTTCGCCGGGGTCGGCGCCATCGCGCTGCTCACCGCGCTGATGGTGCGGATTTTCGTGCCGGTGCAACCGGTGGATCCCCACGCCAGCCCGCTGCGTGAATTGTCCGCGCTGCTCAAACACCGGGTGTTGTTCACCCTGGGCATCGCCAGCATCGGCTTCGGCGGCATGTTCGCGGTGTTCAGCTATGTGATGCCCACGCTCACCGAGCAGGCCGGCATGGACGAATCCCTGGGCCCGCTGGTGCTGGCCATCTTCGGTATCGGCACCATCCTCGGCACCCTGGCCGGCGCCCGCGCCGCCGACGGCAATCTGATGAAATCCATCCCCGGCATTCTGATCTGGTGCGCGGTGATCCAGGGACTGTTCTTCGTTGCCGCCAATTCCATGTGGTGGGGACTGCTGTTCGTGGGTCTGGTGGGCACCAGCATGGCGCTCGGTCCGGCGCTGCAGACGCGGCTGATGGATGTGGCCGGCGACGGCCAGACCATGGCCGCTTCCCTCAACCATGCCGCCTTCAACCTGGCCAACGCCCTCGGCGCCTGGCTGGCCGGCGTCGCAACCCGCGGCGACCTGCCCTGGTCCACCACCGGCCTGGTGGGCACCGCTCTGGCCCTGGGCGGCCTGCTGGTGTTCTTCGCCGGCCGCGCGGTGGAGAAACGTGGCGCCTAG
- a CDS encoding YcxB family protein, giving the protein MEANYTITEDDYVRATKLFTRLTPKSMAVFGLVVAVLVVLMLFGSPVVRGAAMGGLIGGGVMFLLGRFVINPLLCRRHYRSYKAIQEPTTMTLMDDGIRFEAESGTAMVSWDKILKWRHNDRYILIYPMPRLYYIVPKAAGPGFDPALLIKALSARVGSAR; this is encoded by the coding sequence ATGGAAGCGAATTACACCATCACCGAGGATGATTATGTCCGCGCCACGAAACTGTTCACCCGCCTGACGCCTAAATCGATGGCGGTTTTCGGGCTGGTCGTGGCGGTACTGGTCGTGCTGATGTTATTCGGCTCACCGGTGGTACGGGGGGCGGCGATGGGTGGCCTGATCGGCGGCGGCGTGATGTTCTTGCTGGGGCGTTTCGTCATCAACCCGCTCTTGTGCCGGCGCCATTATCGAAGCTACAAAGCGATTCAGGAGCCCACCACGATGACCCTGATGGACGACGGGATCCGCTTCGAGGCGGAGAGTGGCACCGCCATGGTGAGCTGGGACAAGATACTCAAGTGGCGCCACAACGACCGCTATATTCTCATCTATCCAATGCCGCGCCTGTACTACATCGTGCCCAAGGCGGCCGGGCCCGGATTCGACCCGGCGCTTCTGATCAAGGCGTTGAGTGCCCGTGTTGGCAGCGCGCGCTGA
- the ilvD gene encoding dihydroxy-acid dehydratase — protein sequence MNEDKRRRYSAPVVDGIAKAPSRAMLRATGFTDEDFVKPQVGIASTWSRVTPCNMHIDGLAREAGAGADAAGGKSVIFNTITISDGIANGTEGMKYSLVSREVIADSIETVAGCEGFDGLVAIGGCDKNMPGCLMGLARLNRPSVFVYGGTIQPGPGHTDLISVFEAVGAYTKGDKRLIEVEQVEKVAVPGPGSCGGMYTANTMASAIEALGMSLPGSSAQNAVSEDKLADCRAAGAAVLDLLERDIKPSDILTREAFENAITVVIALAGSTNAVLHLMAMAHTIGVPLSLEDFTRIGKRVPVLADVRPSGHYLMSELVAIGGIQPLMKTLLEEGLLHGDCLTVTGRTLAENLADVAPYPDEQNIIRALDNPIKKDSHLRILYGNLAPTGAVAKITGHEGTHFSGKARVFASEEDATAGVMEGTVVAGDVVVIRYEGPRGGPGMREMLTPTSAIMGRGLGNDVALITDGRFSGGSHGFVVGHITPEAQEGGPIALVEDGDEIVIDAEHNTITLNVSEQAMIDRHARWQAPAPRYTRGVLAKYARTVGSASQGAVTDGD from the coding sequence ATGAACGAAGACAAACGCCGCCGTTATTCCGCGCCGGTGGTGGACGGCATTGCCAAGGCGCCGAGTCGGGCCATGTTGCGTGCCACCGGATTCACCGATGAGGATTTCGTCAAGCCGCAGGTGGGTATCGCGTCTACTTGGAGCCGGGTCACGCCTTGCAACATGCATATCGACGGCCTCGCCCGGGAGGCCGGTGCCGGCGCCGACGCCGCCGGTGGCAAGAGCGTGATCTTCAACACCATCACCATTTCCGATGGCATCGCCAATGGCACCGAGGGCATGAAGTACTCCCTGGTTTCCCGTGAGGTGATCGCCGACTCCATTGAAACCGTGGCCGGTTGCGAAGGCTTTGATGGGCTGGTGGCCATCGGTGGCTGCGACAAGAACATGCCCGGCTGCCTGATGGGGCTGGCACGGCTTAACCGGCCCTCGGTGTTCGTTTATGGCGGCACCATCCAGCCCGGTCCCGGCCACACCGATCTGATTTCCGTGTTCGAGGCGGTGGGGGCCTACACCAAGGGGGACAAGCGTCTGATCGAGGTGGAGCAGGTGGAGAAAGTGGCGGTGCCCGGCCCTGGTTCCTGTGGCGGTATGTACACCGCCAACACCATGGCCAGCGCCATCGAGGCATTGGGCATGAGCCTGCCGGGCAGCTCCGCCCAGAACGCCGTATCCGAGGACAAACTGGCCGATTGCCGGGCCGCCGGTGCCGCCGTGCTGGACCTGTTGGAACGGGACATCAAACCCAGCGATATTCTGACCCGGGAAGCGTTCGAGAACGCCATCACCGTGGTCATCGCCCTGGCCGGTTCCACCAATGCCGTGCTCCATTTGATGGCCATGGCCCATACCATCGGCGTGCCGTTGAGCCTGGAAGACTTCACCCGCATTGGTAAAAGGGTGCCGGTGCTGGCGGACGTGCGCCCCAGCGGGCATTACCTGATGAGCGAACTGGTGGCCATTGGCGGCATTCAGCCGCTGATGAAAACGCTGCTGGAGGAGGGGTTGTTGCACGGTGATTGCCTGACCGTCACCGGTCGCACCCTGGCGGAGAATCTGGCCGATGTGGCGCCCTATCCCGACGAGCAGAACATCATCCGTGCGCTGGATAACCCGATCAAGAAAGACAGCCATCTGCGTATTCTCTACGGCAACCTGGCGCCGACCGGCGCGGTGGCCAAGATCACCGGTCACGAGGGCACTCACTTCAGTGGCAAGGCACGGGTATTCGCCTCCGAGGAGGACGCCACTGCTGGCGTCATGGAAGGCACGGTGGTGGCCGGCGACGTGGTGGTGATCCGCTACGAAGGCCCGCGCGGCGGCCCGGGCATGCGTGAAATGCTGACACCCACTTCGGCGATCATGGGGCGCGGTTTGGGCAACGACGTGGCGCTGATCACCGATGGCCGTTTTTCCGGGGGCAGCCACGGCTTCGTGGTGGGCCACATTACCCCCGAGGCACAGGAAGGCGGCCCGATTGCCCTGGTGGAGGACGGCGACGAAATCGTCATCGACGCGGAGCACAATACCATCACCTTGAACGTTTCCGAACAGGCGATGATCGACCGTCATGCCCGCTGGCAGGCACCGGCACCGCGCTATACCCGCGGCGTGTTGGCCAAGTATGCCCGCACCGTGGGCTCGGCTTCCCAGGGCGCGGTGACCGACGGCGATTAA